One part of the Dioscorea cayenensis subsp. rotundata cultivar TDr96_F1 chromosome 2, TDr96_F1_v2_PseudoChromosome.rev07_lg8_w22 25.fasta, whole genome shotgun sequence genome encodes these proteins:
- the LOC120273560 gene encoding zinc finger MYM-type protein 1-like, whose product MEVAYRIRLTAILDVTHFLLKQGLPFRGNYESSNSLNKGNFLELLDWYSLQNLEVWKIVNQNAPGNNQLTSPKIQKELANACATEITRVIVDDIGDNYFSLMVDEAQDASIKQQMGVVLRYVNKNGHVIERFLALVHVSDTSAISLKNAIDYLFAKHKLSLSRLKGQGYDGASNMRVVIAVSKENRIVSDFFQYVNMIVNATGASCKSRDQLRQHHHDRLVEQLEKVEIVSGNGKNQESSLARPGDTRWGSHYTTILQLISMWTSILEVLQNVHDDGASSNNRGIVASLIDKMENYQFVFVMYLMRCLLGMTNGLSLALQQKDQNIVLAMRLIEAVKARLQHFRETGWDEFLGEVISFCKGNSIDVPNMEDNMPIHGRSRREGQFITHFHHYRVEIFCEVINLISLEMLNRFPEASTELLLLVSCLDPRDSFSKFNIHKLLRLAELYPEDFSVTERMMLEDQLATFIYDVRHDDDFANIGDLGGFPIKMVDTSKCTIFLLVYHLIELALVLPVATANVERAFLVMNIVKTDLRNKMGDEWMHDSMIVYIEKEVFATIDNEAILQCFQKMQTRRIQLPPLSSMRRTDGNSNSSVHR is encoded by the exons ATGGAGGTTGCATATCGTATTCGTTTGACGGCAATTTTAGATGTGACTCATTTTCTCTTGAAGCAAGGTTTACCTTTCCGTGGAAATTATGAGTCTTCAAATTCACTAAACAAAGGCAATTTTCTTGAGTTGCTTGATTGGTATAGCCTACAAAATTTAGAAGTTTGGAAGATAGTCAATCAAAATGCCCCTGGAAACAATCAATTGACTTCCCCGAAAATTCAAAAGGAGTTGGCAAATGCTTGTGCAACGGAGATTACAcgtgttattgttgatgatattggggataattatttttctcttatggTTGATGAAGCCCAAGATGCTTCAATAAAGCAACAAATGGGAGTTGTTTTACGATATGTGAATAAGAATGGACATGTGATAGAGCGATTCCTTGCATTGGTGCATGTGTCTGATACCTCTGCAATTTCTTTAAAGAATgccattgattatttatttgctAAACACAAGTTGTCTCTTTCGAGGTTAAAAGGGCAAGGATATGATGGGGCTTCAAATATGCGAG TGGTTATTGCGGTTTCTAAAGAGAATCGAATTGTGAGTGATTTTTTCCAATATGTTAATATGATTGTTAATGCCACCGGAGCATCATGTAAAAGTAGAGATCAACTTCGGCAACATCATCATGATAGATTGGTTGAGCAATTGGAGAAGGTGGAGATAGTCAGTGGTAACggaaaaaatcaagaatccagTTTAGCACGACCTGGGGATACTCGTTGGGGATCTCATTACACTACAATTCTCCAGCTAATTTCTATGTGGACCTCAATTTTAGAGGTACTCCAAAATGTGCATGATGATGGGGCTTCTAGTAATAATAGAGGCATAGTCGCAAGTTTGATTGACAAAATGGAGAATTACcagtttgtatttgtgatgtaCTTGATGAGGTGTTTATTGGGGATGACAAATGGGTTGTCACTTGCGTTACAACAAAAAGACCAAAATATTGTTCTAGCCATGCGATTGATTGAAGCGGTGAAAGCTCGTCTTCAACACTTTAGGGAGACAGGATGGGATGAGTTTTTGGGAGAAGTTATCTCTTTTTGTAAGGGGAACTCAATCGATGTGCCTAATATGGAGGATAATATGCCAATTCATGGTCGTTCTAGGCGGGAAGGACAATTCATTACTCATTTTCACCATTATCGTGTAGAGATTTTTTGTGag gttattaatttgatttctcTAGAAATGCTCAACCGCTTTCCTGAAGCTAGCACGGAGTTACTTCTTTTGGTATCATGCCTTGATCCTAGAGACTCATTTTCTAAATTCAACATCCATAAGCTACTCCGTCTTGCAGAGTTGTACCCTGAAGACTTCTCAGTGACTGAACGTATGATGCTTGAGGATCAACTTGCTACTTTCATTTATGATGTGCgacatgatgatgattttgcaAATATCGGGGACTTGGGAGGTTTTCCTATAAAGATGGTTGATACTAGCAAATGTACTATTTTTCTCCTCGTTTATCATCTTATTGAGCTGGCATTGGTTTTGCCAGTTGCGACAGCTAATGTTGAGAGGGCATTTTTGGTGatgaatattgtgaaaactGACTTGCGCAACAAAATGGGAGACGAGTGGATGCATGATAGCATGATTGTATATATTGAGAAAgaggtttttgcaactattgACAATGAGGCTATcctacaatgttttcaaaaaatgcaaactcgccGTATTCAGTTACCTCCTCTAAGTAGCATGCGTCGCACAGATGGCAATTCTAATTCGAGTGTGCATAgataa